The uncultured Eubacteriales bacterium region CGGAGACGTTGTCCCCGGTGCCTGGACTCTGCCTGTGGATCTGAAGGATGCTAATCAGTACTTCAACGTTGTGACCGATAAGCTCAAGGATACCTTTACCGGTACCCCCGACAAGGACGGCAAGGCTACTCCCGCCTACGAAGATATCATTCGCGCCTCCAAGGCCGAGCTGGCCGACTGCGACTACGCGCTTGCCATCGTCAAGAATCCCCAGAACGGCGGCAACAACGGCGGTTACGACAAGACCACCTCTACTTATGTGCCCATCTCCCTGCAGTGGGGCACCTACACCGCCAACGGCGTCAGCGTCCGCAGCGAGTCCCTCGCCGGCGACATGGTGGATACCGAGATCGCTGATCCCTACGGCGTGCAGAAGGTACAGGCCAAGGAGAACCGCTCCTACTACGGCCAGAGCTTTACTGCCACCAACACCACGGATCTGGACGCCATCCTCTACGCCGCCGACAATATGCCCGAGACCGGCAAGGTTGTCGTCGCCGTCAACGCGGGCAACCCCTTTATCCCCGCTGAGTTCGAGGCCAAAGCCGACGCTATCCTCACCGGCTTCGGCGTGAACAACAAGCTCTTTTTGGGCGCTCTGGCCGGCGAGTTCGAGCCCACCGGTCTGCTGCCCATCCAGCTGCCCGCCGACATGGACGCCGTGGAGACCCAGCTGGAGGACGTGCCCCGCGATACCAAGTGCTATGTGGACGCCGCCGGCAACACCTATGACTTTGCCTTCGGTCTCAACTGGGGCGGCGTCATCGACGACGCTCGTACCGCTAAGTACAAAGTAGATCCCCTGACCGCCCCCGCCAACACCGGGAAGTAACCGTCAGCAAGCCAAACTCCCCCCGTTTGCGGCGTGCGACACTAAAATTTTAATCTAAGCAGACAAATCAGCAAAGGGGGAAAGCCGAGTGAACCCTTTGCTGATTTGTTGTTGAAACAGCCATACTTAAGGAGGCAAACTCTTGACATGAAGAAAAAAATGAGCAACAAGAAGTTTACCATCGTCTGGTCGTCGGTTCTTGCGGTGGTACTGGCGCTGACCATCGCGGTCAACGTTCTCACCAACGTGTTCAGCGGATATGTGGACCTTTTCCTGGGCGCGGGCGAGGCCATTATTACCAAGACCGAGGGCTCTGAGGACTGGGACAGCGAGTACTATACCCTGGACTATACGAAGGGCGACGTAAAGAAGAACGCCAACGCCCTGGTGGAGGAGATCGAGGGCGAGGGCATCGTGCTGATGAAGAACAACGGCGTGCTGCCGTTGGCGCCGAGAGCCAAGGTCACCCTTCTGGGCCGCAGCGCGGCAGACCCCGTCTACGGCGGCTCCGGCTCCGGCGCCGTCAAGCTGGACACGGTGGTCAATCTGAAGTCCGGCCTGGAGAGCGCCGAGCTCAAAATCAACAACACTGTGTACGGTATTTTGGAAAGCTTCGCCCCCACCAAGCCCAAGGGCGTTATCGCCATGGATAAGCCCCAGGACTCCTCCTACTATATTGGCGAGATGCCCGTCTCGGGGTACACCCCCGCCGCCATTGCCAGCTTCTCCGACTACGCTGACGCGGCTGTCGTGGTCATCGGCCGCGGCGGCGGCGAGGGCGGCGACCTGACCCGTGACATGAAGGGTTGGGACGACAACTATGTGGAAGGTCAGCACCAGCTGGAGCTCAATAAGGACGAGAAGGATATGCTTGCCCTCGCCAAGCAGAACTTCGACAAGGTCGTCGTCATGGTCAACGCCTCCTCCGCCATGGAGCTGGGAGAGCTGGAGAACGACGCGGACATAGACGCCATCCTCTGGGTGGGCTCCCCCGGCCAGACCGGCTTCAACGCCGTGGGCAGCGTCCTGGTGGGCGATGTGAATCCCTCGGGCCGTACCGTGGACATCTACCCCGCCGACTTCACCAAGGACCCCACCTATGTTAACTTCGGCGACTATAAGTACTCCAACATCAGCAAGCAGAACGCCTCCGGCGACGGCTACTTCGTCCAGTATGAGGAGGGTATCTACATCGGCTACCGCTACTACGAGACCGCCGCTGTGGAGGGCTTCATCAACTATGACGAAGCTGTTGTCTACCCCTTTGGCTACGGTCTCTCCTACACCGACTTCTCCTGGGAGATCGCCGGGCAGAAGCTGGGCGGAGCTGAGGAGGATATCTCCATCGACGTGAAGGTCACCAACACCGGCAGCGTGGCCGGTAAGGAAGTGGTCCAGCTCTATTACTCCGCGCCTTACACCAAGGGCGGCATCGAGAAGTCCAGTGTGGTGCTGGGCGCCTTCGCCAAGACCGGCCTCTTGGAGCCTGGCGCCAGCGAGACGGTCACTTTGACCCTGGCTGTGGAGGATATGGCCTCCTACGATTACAAGGACGCAAAGGCTTACGTGCTGGACGCGGGCAGCTATAAGCTCACCCTCCAGAGCGACTCCCACACCGTCAAGGAAGGCTGCGCCCCCATCGACTACACGCTCAGCAAGCAGATCGTCTTCAGCGGCGACAAGTACCGCGCCAGCGACGCCGCTCCCGTTACCAACCAGTTTGACGACGTGACCGCGGGCATCACCACCAATTTGTCCCGCGCAGACTTCGCGGGCACCTTCCCCACCGCCCCTCAGGGTGCGGATTTCGAGGCCAGCGAGGCCACGATTCTCGGCTATCAGCCCTACAAGGCGGCTGACAACGAGGATCCCGATGCCGTGATGCCCGCCACCGGCGAAGAGAACGGCCTGAGCCTGATCGATATGCGCGGGCTCTCCTATAATGACGAATCTTGGGAGCTCCTGCTCAATCAGCTCTCCCTGAGAAACATGAGCAAGCTGATTCTCAACGGCATGTACGCCACCGTGGACCTTAGGTCCATCGGCAAGCCCGCCACCGTGGACTTCGACGGTCCTGCCGGCATCAGCTCCTATATGACCGCTCTGAGCAGCACCGCCTATCCCTCCGAGGTGGTTATCGCCTCCACCTATAACACCGAGCTCATCTACCGGATGGGCGTGATGGTAGGCAACGAGGGCATTGCCAACAAGGTCACCGGCTGGTACGCCCCCGCTATGAACATCCACCGCTCTCCCTTCGCAGGCCGTAACTTCGAGTATTACTCCGAGGATCCCCTCCTCTCCGGCATCATGGGCGCAGCCTGTGTATCCGGTGCATCCAGCAAGGGCATGTACTGTACCATCAAGCACTTTGCCGTCAACGACCAGGAGACCAACCGAGTCAATAACGGCGTCAGCGCCTGGGCCAACGAGCAGGCCCTGCGCGAGATCTACCTCAAGCCCTTCGAGTACACCGTGAAGAACGCCGCCCAGACCATCAAGGCCATCACGGACGATAAGGGCACCATGAGCGAGATCACCATGAAGGGCTGCACCGCGGTCATGAGTTCCTTCAACCGCATCGGCGGCACCTGGGCCGGCGGCTCCGTGCCTCTGATGACCAACGTTCTGCGCGGTGAGTGGGGCTTTGAGGGTCTGGCGATCACCGACTTCGACCTCTACGACTATATGTATCCCGACCAGAGCATCGCCGCGGGCACCGACCTCATCCTCTCCACCGATGCGATGAAGAGCCTGGAGGACACTAAGAGCGCCACTGCGGTTCGCAATCTCCGCAATGCCTCCCACAATATCCTCTACGCCGTGGCCCACTCCAACGCCATGAACGGCATCGCCCCCGGCACCATCATCACCTACACCACCGCCCCCTGGGTGAAGGGCCTGATGATGGCCGACGCGGCTGTCGGCGTCCTCCTGCTGGCGGGTGCCGCCTGGATGGTCGTCCGGGTGCGCAGGAACAAGGAGAAGTAAGCATTCGAATAAAAGAGCCAGGGACGGACCTCGGTCCGTCCCTGGCTCTTTTTTAAGATTTATTTTGAAACCATGCTGTCCGTCTCGGTGAGGCCGCTGACGATCTCCACGTATTTGCCGTCGGAGAGGCCGGTAACCACGTCCTTCAGGACCGGCTTTCCGTCCTCCAGGACCTCGATTTTACTGCCGCCCACCAGGTAGGACTGGGGCACGAGGAGGCAGTTCTCCTTGGACGCTACCAAAATAGAGACGTTGACGTTCATGCCGTCCTTCAATCCGTCCTGCCGGTCCAGGGAAATTTTCACTGGGTAGTAGGTCACGCCGTTGGCGACAGTTCCGCTGTCGCTGATCTCCTTCACCGTGCCGGTGTAGGCCGCGCCGTCTGCGCCGGAGGTCAGGGTGACGGCAGCGCTCTGGCCCACGGCGAGCTTGGAGATATATTTCTCGTCGATGTCCACCACCACGTTGACCGCGTCTCCGTCGGAGAGAATGGCGAGCGGCGTGGCGGCAGTGGCAAGATCACTCTCCTTATAGTTTTTCTCCAGGATGGTTCCGGTGGCGGGAGCCTTGATGGTGTAGTAGTCCAGAGTACCCCGGAGCTGCTTGAGAGACTCCTCCGCGCTGCTGATGCTCAGGCTGGCATTGGTGACCGCGCCCGTCACGGCGTCGTTTTTGATCTGGAGGACCACTGTGCCGTCCGCGACGTTGTTGCCAACATTGGCGTTGACGGCGGTGATAAGGCCGGTTCCGGTGGAATAGACGGCGTCGTTGGTGACGTGCTCGATGGTGCCGGTAGCGATGGGGGAGATGCCGTTGACGGTGGCCGTCGCCGTCTCGCCGCTGGTCAGCGCACCTGGGTTATCAAAGGAGATCTCCACGTAGACCCCCATCTGCCTGCCGTCGAAGACAGTGGTCTGCTCATAGATCCTGGTCACCACGCCGTCGATCTCGGCGGTGTCGTTGGGGACCGTGATCTTGGCGGCGGAGCCAAGGAAGATGGAGTCGGTGCCGGAGAAGGCCAGCTTCAGCTTGAGATGCTGGCTGTCCACCACCTGAGCCACCTTACTGCCCGTGGCGACGTAGTCTCCCACCTTACAGTACATCTCGGTGATCATCCCGGAGAGGTAGGACTTGACGGAAAGGTCCTCCACCGCTTTGGCCGCCTGGGCGTAGCTGGTTCGGGCCGAGTCGAGGTTCAATTGGGCGCTGGAGATCTTGTTGACGATGTCGGTGTCGTCGATGGTGTAGAGGACCTGCCCCGCCTCCACCAGCGCGCCCACGTCGAAATTGCTGCTGGTGATCCGGCCGCCGACGGAGGAGGTGATGGAGTAGTTTTCAGAGTAGTAGACCGTGCCGCTCTCGTCCACGGTGTCCTGGATGTCGCCGATCGTCGGCTGCTCCGTATTGGCGGCGGCGCTGGAGCACGCCGACAGGAGGACGGCGAAGGCCAGTATGGGGAGCAGGAATGCGTTTCTTTTCATACTTTGTCTCCTCAGGTTATTCTATACTTTTCAGCGCACCGAGCATATCTATCTTTCGCATCTGCAGCCCCAGCATCAGGTTGACGAACATAGCGAAGGCCAGCGTCAGCGCTCCGGAGAGCAGGTAAGAGTACGGCTGCACATAAGTTTGAAAGTGCATCATGTCGATGGTGCCCAGAATCGCGTCGGTGAGCAGCACGCCCAGCGGCGCGCCGATGAGGACGCCGATCAGCGTAAAGACGATGTTCTCCGACAGGACCAGCTTTTTGATCTCCTTGTCGTGAAAGCCAAGGACCATCAGTGTGGCGAGGCTTCGTATCTGCTCGTAAAAGCTGACGATGCCCAGATTATAGAGGACGATGAAGGCCAGCAGCCCACCGAAGAGGATCAATACCGTGACGATGGTGACGATGCTCATTACGTTCTCCCTGGCCGCGTCCATAACGCTGCTCTTATCCAGCACGGTGGTGACGAAGTCGTAGTCGCTCAGGCGGTCGATGACAGAGGAGGCGTCGTCCGTTTTCAAGTACATGGTGTTGGGCGTAAAGCCCTTTCCCATATCGCGCCAGAAGGAGCGGCCGATGTAGACCCCGTCGATGCTCTTCATCACGGCGGAGACTTCCGTCTCATAGAACTTGTTGTCACCGAAGAACCGGGCGTTGATTGTGTCGCCAGGGGAGACACCCAGGGAGTCTGCGATCTTCTCATCCAGGATGACGCCGCGCTCGGGCAGACGCATGGTGCTGGGTCCGTATGGATCGAGGAGCTTTAAGCTGATGGTGTCGTCGGTGATGGTGAGGTAGGTGGTGTACTCCCGGTCGATGGAGTAGAGCTTGACGCCGGTGGTCATGGCGGACTGCACCTCGGTGACGCCGTCGAGGTTCTCTAAGTGCTTATACTGGTTCTCCGTGACGGTGGCGTCCAGGGTGGCGAGTACGTCGAACCGCTGGGCTCGGCCACTCAGAACGGTCAGGTAGTTATCGATGGTGTCGGTAATGCCCCTGGCCGTCATGATCAGCATCATGCAGCTTGCGATGCCGACGATGCAGATGAGCATCCGGGCCTTGTTGCGGAAGATATTTCGCACCACGTATTTCTGGGTAAAACCAAACCTGTTCCACAGGAAGGGAAGGCGCTCCAGCGGGTTTTTCCTCGCATCCTTCTGCGCCTTGGGGCGCATGCACTCAGTGGGGGAGTCTTTGAGCTCCCCACGGGTAATGAAGAAGGCGGTCCCGATGCAGACGGCGCAGGTGATGGCGTAGGCGATGAGGATGGCCGGGCGGTCGAAGACGACCTGATAGGCGGGAATATCTATGGAGCTGAATATCTTCCCGATGATGAACACCACAAAAAGCTTCACCGGCACAAGGCCCAGCGCAAAGCCCAGGTTTGCCACCAGCACGGCGTACATCAGGTAGTAGCGCATGATTTTGGCGTCGTCATATCCCAGGGCCTTAAAAGTGCCGATGGTCATTCGGGCGTTCTCAATGAGTCGGCTCATGGTGCTGAACATGATGAGAGCGGCCACCGCGAAGAAGATCATGGGGAAGATGAGGATGATGTTCTTGATGCTGTTTGAGATGTCGAGCATATTGTAGGCGTCCGCGTTATCCTCCAGGGCCACGATGTTGATGACCTTGGTGCCCAGGGTCTCGTTGATACTGCGCTTGAGTGCGTTTTCGTCGAGGCCGGGGGAGGTGGTGATGCAGATTTGATTGTAGATATTCCTGCCGAATAGAGACTCCACGGCCCCCTCCCGGATGTAGGCAAAGCCGTGGTGGGCGGGGTCGGGGGAGAGGCTCTTGGTGTCGATGCTGTACATGGCCTCCGGGCTCTGCACGAGAGCGCAGACCGTCATTTTCAGAATCTGCCCGCTGCCCGGTATCTTGAGATCATAGCGATCCCCCACATGGAGACCCTGTGCGTCCGCGAAGACCTTGCCCAGCATCATGTCGTTGTTGCCGGCGGGGAGGCTCCCCTCCAGAATGCGCGGGACGTTGATGGTCATCTCCTTCGGCACCGCGTAGAGGGAAAGCGTAATCTCGCTGTCGTGCCTTTTCTCGACGGACAGGGTCACCCGTGGCTGGAGGTCGAGCACGCCGTCAATGTCCAGAAGCTTGGCGCAGTCGGTCTTGTCGAGGCTCTGGCCGGTGATCCAGTAGTCGGCCACATTCTGCTCGTCGTAGTACTGGTCGGAAATTTCCTTTATCGTATAGCTAAAGCTGGCAAAGCCTACGTACAGCATGACGGCGACCAGTGTGATGATGATGACCGACACCAGGCGGGAGGCGGTCCGGGCAAGCTCCCGCCGGAAGTTTCTCCAGAACATACCTACCACTCCAATTCCAGCACGGGGACGGGGTGCTCATTGGTCTGGAAGTTTTCGATCTGCCCGCTCTTCATATGGATGAGAATGTCGGCGGTGGGGGCGAGAGCGCCGTTGTGAGTCACGACGATAACGGTTTTCCCGCTGGTCTTGCAGATGTCGTAGAGCAAAGCCAGCACCGAGCGGCCTGTGTTGTAGTCCAGGGCGCCGGTGGGCTCGTCGCAGAGGAGTATGTCCGGGTTTTTCGCCAGGGCGCGGGCGATGGCCACCCGCTGCTGCTCGCCGCCGGAGAGCTGGGAGGGGAAGTTATTGAGCCGCTCGGAGAGCTTTACCATGTCCAGAATCTCCCGGGCGTCCAGCGGGTTCTTGCAGATTTGGCTTGCCAGCTCCACGTTTTCCAGCACCGAGAGATTGGGCATCAGGTTATAAAACTGAAAGACAAAGCCCACCACGTCCCGCCGGTATTTGGTGAGCTGTTTTTTATTGTATTTGGCGATATCCTGGCCGAAGATATTGACCACCCCGGAGCTGGGCTTATCCATACCGCCCAAGGTGTTCAGTACCGTGGATTTCCCCGCGCCGCTGGCGCCTAAAATAATGGTGTACGCGCCCTTGGGCACCTCAAAGCTGATGTGGTCCACCGCTGTGATCTTGGTCTCGCCCATGGTATATTCGCGCACCATGTCAATGATCTGTATCTTCTCGTCCAAGGGAAACCGCCTCTCCGCAAAGGTCATAAATAGATTGACAGCCCGTTGACTGCCAATCACAAATGAATTATAATCAACACAGTGTTGCGATACAACCACCAGATTTTAGTTTTGCTGTAGATTATCATACGAAAAAACAAAAAATGTTGTCTATTCACGGATTATTTACATCTTTGAAAAGAGGCGCGGAATGAAAGCGGAAAAGACAGACAGGCGAGTTCGGTACACTATGCTGGCGCTGAAAGACAGCCTGATCGGGCTGATGCAAGAAAACCACATCTCGAAAATCTCCGTCAAGATGCTGTGCGAGCGGGCGGACATCAACAGGAGCACTTTCTACGCCCACTACACAAATCCTTATGACCTCCTCCGTCGGCTGGAGCAGGAGGTCATCGCAGACTTTAACAAGTCTATCGACAAACACCTGGAGGACCAGCCCACGGGGGACGCGGTCAGCATCATGAAACAGCTCCTGGACTACGCGGCGAGAAACGCGGAGCTGGTCATGGTGCTCCTCAGCGAAAACGGGGACAGCGAGTTTCAGAAGGACCTGGTGTCCATTGCCCAGCAGCGGCTCATCCTGAACCTGCAGGAGGACACTCGCCTTACATCCCATGTGTCTGAGTACTTGCAGGGTTTCGTGATCGCCGGGGTGGTAAACATCCTCCAGAAGTGGATCCAGGACGGCATGGCAGAGTCCACCCAGGAGATGGCCGAACTGATTTCCAAGATCCTGTTCAGCGGCCTTTCCAGTTTCTTTCGGGAATTCCGGGAGTGAAGGCCCGAAAATAAAAATCCGCCCCCATCCGGGGGCGGATTTTGCTTAGAGGAGGAGGTCGGCATGCTCGGGATGGTCGGCAAACCACTTGACCGCGTAAGAGCATGTGGGCCGCGCCTTGAGGCCCGCGGAGCGGAGGCGCTCCACCGCGGCGGCGAGCAGCTGGCCGGCGACGCCCTGCCCACGGAGGGAGGGGTCCACAAAGGTGTGGTCAATGGTGGCTACCCCGTTTGAAATCGGGAACGTGACCTCCGCGATGCACTGACCGGCTGAATTGCTGGCATAGATGCGCTCTGGCTCATGCTGAAATTCCATCATCATCACCTCGGGACCATTGTAGCGAGTTTCGGCGGAAAACGCAAGCAAAACACAATGTTTACGGCACCCTTTCGGGAGCCCGGGACTTTGCTATTCCAAGGGAAAGAGGAGAAAAGCTGTGTTAATTCGGAGGCAAAATCATGCTGATTTTTAGGATTAGCACAATCTGCTTTGTGCAGACGAAACAAATTGGACTTTTAAAAAAGGGGAACGCTTTGTACAATGTGAATATAGCTAGCTAGCTGTATCAGAGGAAGGATTTGTAGACTATGAAAAAAATCAAGATCATTATTGCATGCGGAAGCGGTGTGGCCACATCAACCCTGGCGGCGAACGAAGTTCAGTCGGTTTGCAAGGAATACGGCATTGACGCCAGCGTCGACACCTGCAGCATGAAGGCGCTCGACCAGGCGGCGGAGAACGCGGACGTAATTTTAACAACGAACAAATGCGAAAAAGAACTGGGCAAGCCTCTGATGAGTGTCACTCCGTTCATCACTGGGATTGGGATCGACAAGACGAGGAAAAAACTAGGCGAGCTGCTTTTGGAAACTGCAAACAAGAGTTAGAAAGGGAGATAGAAAAATGGGCACTTTGTCAAGCATTGTACAGTCCATTCTCGGTGTGGGAGCCGTCGCGCTACTTCCGTTAATGATTTTGATCCTCGGTTTAATTTTCAGAATGAAGTTCCTCCAGGCGCTGAAGTCCGGCCTCCTTGTTGGTATCGGCTTTCAGGGGCTAAAGCTGGTCGTCAGCTTTTTGGTTGCCACGCTGTCGCCGGTTTTAAACTTCTGGGCGTCCGGCGACGCGGGCTTTACCATTGTGGACGTGGGCTGGGAGACGCTCTCAGCGGCGGCTTGGTCGCAGAGCTTTGCGGGCCTCATGGTCCCGCTTGGCCTGCTGCTGAACTTCATCCTGATCCGCGTGAAGGCTACGAAGACCCTGAACGTTGACGTCTGGAACTATTGGCATTTGATCAAGTCCGCGGCGATCCTCTCCTTCGTTCTCACCGCTGTGGGGCTCTCCGGCACCGGAAACTATGTGGTCAGCGTGCTTTTCGGCCTGCTGCTGTCCGTGATGATCTGCATCGTTGGCGACAAGATAGCTCCGGCCTGGCAGGGGTATTTTGGGCTGGAAGGCACGACTTGCACCACCGTTTTGCAGCTGGGTACGACGCTGCCGATCGCGTGGGCCGTGAACTGGCTTCTGGACAGAATCCCCGGTGTGAAGAAGATCAACATCTCCTACGACACCCTGAATGAGAAAATCGGCGCGTTCAGCGACCCGACGATCATCGCCTTTATCCTCGGCATCTTCCTGTCCCTGATCACCAAGCAGACGCTTGCCGGCACCATCCAGATCGCCGTCGGCCTGGCTGCGGTTATCACCCTGACGCCGAGAATGGTCAAGCTGTTCATGGAGGGCATCAGCCCGCTGAGCACGGCTGCCAGAAACTACATGATCACCCGCCTTGGCGAAGACGCTGAGTTTAACATCGGCGTGGATATCGCGCTTGGTGTGGGCGACCAGTCCTCCATCACCGCCTCCACCCTTATGATTCCCATCAGCGTGCTGCTGGCCTTTATTTTGCCCTGGAATCAGTTCTTCCCGCTGGCCTTCCTGGGCTCCTCGCTGGCCTATGCCATGGCTACCGTCAGCCTCGTTTCCAAGGGGAACCTCTTCCGGTCGCTGATCATCGGTACCGTGTATATGATCTTTACTTACTTTGCGTTCAACTTCACCGCCACGCTCTGCACTCAGTTTGTCGTGAGCGCCGGCGTCATGGAGATACAGGAGGGCGTGCGCGTGACCGCGGGCGGCATGAATAACTTTATCGAGCTCATTATGGCTATGTTTGGTAAACTCGTAGGCTAAAGGAGAAACATATGATCACAGGATTAATTACCCCTATTTTGACGCCGTTCCACCGTGACGCGGAACAGTCGATCAACTATGAAGGCACAAAGGCGCTGGTGGATCACCTGATTGCGGCGGGCGTGTCCGGATTGTTTGCTCTGGGCAGCAATGGGGAATTCGCGGTGCTCTCTTATCAGGAGAAGATTGACTTTGTAAAAAATGTTATTGAATTTGTCGGCGGGCGCGTTCCCGTATACGCGGGAACCGGCTGCTGCTCGACAAGGGAGACGATCTCCCTCTCGCGGGAGATGGAGCAGCTGGGCGTTGACGGCATCTCGGTCATTGCTCCGTACTTTGCCGGTTTGAGCGAGGATGAGATGTATGCGCACTATGCCGCCGTTGCCGGCAGCGTCTCCATCCCGGTCATCCTCTACAACATCCCACGGCTGACCGGGAACCCCCTCACGCCCGCAGTGGTGGAGCGGCTGGCGAAGATCGGGAACATCACCTGTATCAAGGACAGCAGCCGGGACATCGACAACCTGAAAGCGTACATAAAGATTGCCGCTGAAAACGACATGACGGTGCTCATCGGTTCCGACTCGCTGATTCTGGAGGGCATGAAGCTGGGCGCCCACGGCGCTATCGCGGGTCTGAGCAACGTCCTGGCTCACAATCTGGTGGCGCTCTATCAGGCGATTGTCAACAAAGATCTGGACGAGGCGCAAAGGCTGCAGGATTCCATCAAGGAATTGAGCGCCGTGAACAGAAAGGGAACAATGCCCTGCGTGCTGAAACGCTCTGTGGAGCTGGCGAACATTGCCGACATGGGGCCGGCCAGACTGCCTGCCATGGAGGCAGACGAGCGCCTGGACGCGGACATCAGAGAAATGCTGAAGCACTACGGAATGCTGTAATAGGAGCGCGCTATGAGAAAAGTCTTGGTGACTGCAAACAGCTTTGGGAAGTTCAGTGATGAGCCAACAGAGCTTTTGCAGGAGAATGGTTTTGAAGTTATTTTTAATCCCTATGGCCGGAAGATGGAGGAAAATGAGTTCATTGATGCGATTGCTGACGTGGACGCCGTGATTTTGAGCACGGAGCAGGTCAACAAGCGCGTCATCGACAGCGCGCGAAAGCTCAGGATCATCTCCAGATACGGCGTTGGCCTGGACAATATCGACCTGGACTACTGCAAGGCCAAGGGGGTGCCGGTGACGATCACGGGCAGCGGAAACAGCAATGCGGTAGCGGAATACGCCGTGACGAGCATGCTCGCTGCGCTGAAGGGCCTTTGCTACAGCGCAAACAAGGCGGCTGCCGGTACCTGGGCGAAAACCACCGGGTTGGATCTGGACGGACGCTGCGTGGGCGTCATAGGGCTGGGCTCCATCGGAAGGAGAGTCATACAAAAGCTCTCGGGCTTTGACGTGAAGATCCTTGGCTATGACATATTCTATGACGATGAGTTTTGCAGCCGGTACAAGGTTGAAAAGGGGTCCCTGGAAGAGGTTTTTCAGAAGTCGGATGTGATCACCTTCCACATCCCCTCCATTTCCGACAAGCCGCTTTTGGACGCGCAGACCTTTCGGACGCTGAAGGACGACGTGGTCATTGTCAACACGGCCCGCGCTTCTCTCATTGATTATGAGGCCCTGTATGAAAACCTGAAGAGCAAAAAGGTATTTGCGGCGGCGCTGGACGTGCACGAGTGCGAGCCCAAGTTCAACGAAAAGCTTATGGGGCTGGATAACGTCATCCTCACCCCGCACAATGCCGCACTGAGCAAGGAGGCCATCGACAAGACATCCATGCTGGCCGTGGAGAATATTTTAAAAGAATTTGGCTTGCTGCAGCAGTGACACCCAAACCAAGGCGAAACGGTGCGGGGCGCTGTGTCCCGCACCCTAAGCGCAGCAACAGGAGGATAGATCATGATAGTCGCACCTTCCATTTTAAGCGCGGACTTTACCAAGCTGAAAGAACAGCTTGCGGAAGTAGAGCGCAATGGAGCGGATTGGATCCATTTCGATGTAATGGACGGTAACTTTGTTAAAAACATTACGTTCGGAATTGACATCTTCAAAGCGGTCAAGCGGGCATCGGACCTGTTCATCGACGTGCATTTCGTGCTGAACGATCCGGAATACTATGCTGACGTCTTCATGGACGCCGGGGCGGACAACATTACGTTCCATCTAGATGCGATCAACGACGAGGAGCGCTCCATGGCCCTCATCAACAAAATCAAGTCCAGAGGAGTGAAAGTGGGAGTGACCCTGAGGCCGGAGACAGACATCTCCGAGTATCTGCCGTTTTTGCCGTATGTGGACATTGCCCTGGTCATGTCCATCGTTCCGGGGTTTGGCGGACAACCCTTCCAGCCTGAGGCGGTCGATAAGGTCAAGTGGCTGGCCAAGCAGAAAAAGGAGCATGGATACCACTATTTGATCCAGGTGGA contains the following coding sequences:
- a CDS encoding conserved hypothetical protein (Evidence 4 : Homologs of previously reported genes of unknown function); translated protein: MDEKIQIIDMVREYTMGETKITAVDHISFEVPKGAYTIILGASGAGKSTVLNTLGGMDKPSSGVVNIFGQDIAKYNKKQLTKYRRDVVGFVFQFYNLMPNLSVLENVELASQICKNPLDAREILDMVKLSERLNNFPSQLSGGEQQRVAIARALAKNPDILLCDEPTGALDYNTGRSVLALLYDICKTSGKTVIVVTHNGALAPTADILIHMKSGQIENFQTNEHPVPVLELEW
- a CDS encoding Transcriptional regulator, TetR family, translating into MKAEKTDRRVRYTMLALKDSLIGLMQENHISKISVKMLCERADINRSTFYAHYTNPYDLLRRLEQEVIADFNKSIDKHLEDQPTGDAVSIMKQLLDYAARNAELVMVLLSENGDSEFQKDLVSIAQQRLILNLQEDTRLTSHVSEYLQGFVIAGVVNILQKWIQDGMAESTQEMAELISKILFSGLSSFFREFRE
- a CDS encoding Acetyltransferase, GNAT family, with product MMEFQHEPERIYASNSAGQCIAEVTFPISNGVATIDHTFVDPSLRGQGVAGQLLAAAVERLRSAGLKARPTCSYAVKWFADHPEHADLLL
- a CDS encoding hypothetical protein (Evidence 5 : No homology to any previously reported sequences), encoding MLIFRISTICFVQTKQIGLLKKGNALYNVNIAS
- a CDS encoding putative galactitol-specific phosphotransferase enzyme IIB component (Evidence 3 : Function proposed based on presence of conserved amino acid motif, structural feature or limited homology), which encodes MKKIKIIIACGSGVATSTLAANEVQSVCKEYGIDASVDTCSMKALDQAAENADVILTTNKCEKELGKPLMSVTPFITGIGIDKTRKKLGELLLETANKS
- a CDS encoding conserved membrane hypothetical protein (Evidence 4 : Homologs of previously reported genes of unknown function), which codes for MGTLSSIVQSILGVGAVALLPLMILILGLIFRMKFLQALKSGLLVGIGFQGLKLVVSFLVATLSPVLNFWASGDAGFTIVDVGWETLSAAAWSQSFAGLMVPLGLLLNFILIRVKATKTLNVDVWNYWHLIKSAAILSFVLTAVGLSGTGNYVVSVLFGLLLSVMICIVGDKIAPAWQGYFGLEGTTCTTVLQLGTTLPIAWAVNWLLDRIPGVKKINISYDTLNEKIGAFSDPTIIAFILGIFLSLITKQTLAGTIQIAVGLAAVITLTPRMVKLFMEGISPLSTAARNYMITRLGEDAEFNIGVDIALGVGDQSSITASTLMIPISVLLAFILPWNQFFPLAFLGSSLAYAMATVSLVSKGNLFRSLIIGTVYMIFTYFAFNFTATLCTQFVVSAGVMEIQEGVRVTAGGMNNFIELIMAMFGKLVG
- the dapA gene encoding Dihydrodipicolinate synthase, which gives rise to MITGLITPILTPFHRDAEQSINYEGTKALVDHLIAAGVSGLFALGSNGEFAVLSYQEKIDFVKNVIEFVGGRVPVYAGTGCCSTRETISLSREMEQLGVDGISVIAPYFAGLSEDEMYAHYAAVAGSVSIPVILYNIPRLTGNPLTPAVVERLAKIGNITCIKDSSRDIDNLKAYIKIAAENDMTVLIGSDSLILEGMKLGAHGAIAGLSNVLAHNLVALYQAIVNKDLDEAQRLQDSIKELSAVNRKGTMPCVLKRSVELANIADMGPARLPAMEADERLDADIREMLKHYGML